In Spirosoma aureum, a single genomic region encodes these proteins:
- a CDS encoding DUF4377 domain-containing protein — protein sequence MKRVFSLGFLLLVFFSCDKNTVKPAIVEMQIADHQQDCMGVAPQKCLLVKVDNDTSWQLFYGNIEGFSYEAGFEYKLLVKREKIDNPPADSSDLRYSLVKVVEKNKT from the coding sequence ATGAAGCGAGTATTTTCTTTAGGATTTCTTCTGCTTGTCTTTTTTAGCTGTGATAAGAATACGGTGAAACCAGCTATTGTTGAAATGCAGATTGCCGACCATCAGCAGGACTGCATGGGTGTGGCTCCCCAAAAATGTTTACTCGTTAAAGTAGACAATGATACCAGCTGGCAACTTTTTTACGGGAATATTGAGGGGTTTTCGTATGAAGCTGGATTCGAATATAAATTGCTTGTCAAACGAGAGAAAATCGACAATCCGCCAGCCGATTCGTCAGATCTACGGTATAGTTTGGTCAAAGTGGTTGAAAAAAATAAAACGTAA
- a CDS encoding 30S ribosomal protein THX — MGKGDIKSRKGKIARGSYGMTRPRKPGKSAAPKVEPEPTV, encoded by the coding sequence ATGGGAAAAGGCGATATAAAGTCACGCAAAGGAAAAATTGCAAGAGGCTCTTACGGCATGACCCGCCCTCGGAAACCTGGTAAGTCGGCAGCTCCCAAAGTGGAACCAGAGCCAACCGTCTAG
- a CDS encoding Crp/Fnr family transcriptional regulator: MEKDALKKTVFRTYPLNDDEWDAFANCWHPVRYKRKTVLTRAGDIEHYLYFVEDGVQRAFYLSEDTKETTLVFSYTGSFSGVVDSFQLQQPSRYYLETLTNSELLRISYPDFTRLLDEYPRIERWVRLASAQVLAGLLERQIELATFTAEEKFRILLTRSPHILQLIPQKYLASYLGLDPATFSKLLKLVRL, encoded by the coding sequence TTGGAAAAAGACGCCCTCAAAAAAACCGTATTCCGAACATACCCTCTAAACGACGACGAGTGGGATGCCTTCGCTAATTGCTGGCATCCGGTTCGCTATAAGCGTAAAACCGTACTGACCCGCGCCGGAGACATTGAGCATTATCTCTATTTTGTGGAGGATGGTGTGCAACGGGCATTTTACCTGAGCGAAGACACGAAAGAAACGACGCTGGTCTTTTCCTATACGGGTTCTTTCTCGGGTGTCGTCGATTCGTTTCAACTCCAGCAGCCTTCCCGGTATTACCTCGAAACGCTGACGAACAGTGAGCTACTCCGTATTTCTTATCCTGACTTCACCCGTCTGCTTGACGAATACCCACGAATTGAGCGTTGGGTACGACTGGCTTCGGCTCAGGTTTTAGCCGGGCTTCTGGAGCGACAAATTGAATTGGCGACGTTCACTGCCGAAGAAAAATTCCGGATTTTGCTGACCCGGAGTCCGCACATATTGCAGCTTATTCCGCAAAAATACCTGGCGTCTTACCTTGGATTAGATCCTGCTACGTTCAGTAAGTTATTGAAATTGGTTCGGTTATGA
- a CDS encoding DinB family protein, protein MPRFTSKTLLLDLEEDVSQLRQIAGQEFYSLSDARLLQAPTPAQWSIAQCLEHLNSYGLYYIPLMEKAIQTGEQHNLTAKDVFSSGWLGNYFAESMRPGADGAIRLKMKAVKNHTPDAQLNPRDILTEFSRQQAQLQNLLERAQHIDIGKLRIPISIASWIKLSLGDTFRFLIAHEQRHVLQAQKVLSTLSSRETADQLSQ, encoded by the coding sequence ATGCCACGCTTCACTAGTAAAACGTTGCTCCTTGATCTGGAGGAAGATGTAAGCCAGCTCCGTCAGATTGCCGGGCAGGAATTCTATAGTTTATCCGATGCCCGGTTGCTCCAGGCCCCAACGCCTGCGCAATGGAGCATCGCACAATGCCTTGAGCATTTGAATAGTTACGGCCTTTATTATATTCCCTTGATGGAAAAAGCCATCCAGACCGGCGAGCAGCATAACCTTACGGCAAAGGATGTTTTCAGTAGTGGCTGGTTGGGCAATTATTTTGCTGAATCAATGCGCCCTGGAGCAGATGGAGCCATTCGATTAAAAATGAAAGCGGTCAAAAATCACACACCTGATGCACAATTGAATCCACGGGATATTCTGACCGAATTTTCCCGGCAACAGGCGCAGTTGCAAAACCTGCTCGAACGGGCGCAACATATCGACATTGGCAAACTACGCATCCCGATTTCTATTGCCAGTTGGATAAAGCTGAGTTTGGGGGATACGTTCCGGTTTCTGATTGCCCACGAACAGCGGCATGTGTTACAGGCGCAAAAGGTATTGAGTACCCTGTCGTCGCGAGAAACGGCCGACCAACTCAGTCAATAG
- the frr gene encoding ribosome recycling factor, translating to MEEIELYLDDAKDTMEKALKHLAIELTKIRAGKANAGMLDGIQIEYYGMLSPLHTVASINTPDARTIVIKPFEKKLIGEVEKAIRNSNLGLNPNNDGEQIRLSIPPLTEDRRRDLVKKVKQEVETAKINVRNIRKDTNDDIRKLVKDGVSEDAVKQGEERVQKLTDAFIARVDEVFVAKEKDILLV from the coding sequence ATGGAAGAGATCGAGCTATACCTCGACGATGCAAAAGATACGATGGAAAAGGCGCTTAAGCACCTGGCCATCGAATTGACCAAAATCCGCGCTGGAAAAGCAAATGCCGGTATGCTCGACGGCATTCAGATCGAATATTACGGAATGCTGTCGCCGTTGCATACGGTAGCGTCGATCAATACGCCCGATGCCCGCACGATCGTTATCAAACCTTTTGAGAAAAAGCTCATCGGGGAAGTTGAGAAAGCAATCCGAAATTCAAACCTTGGTTTGAATCCCAACAACGATGGTGAACAGATTCGACTGAGCATTCCACCGCTGACCGAAGACCGGCGTCGCGATCTGGTCAAAAAAGTAAAGCAGGAAGTTGAAACGGCTAAAATCAATGTCCGTAACATCCGCAAAGACACGAACGACGACATTCGCAAACTGGTTAAAGATGGTGTATCTGAAGATGCCGTGAAACAGGGCGAAGAGCGTGTTCAAAAGTTGACCGATGCCTTTATTGCACGGGTTGATGAGGTGTTTGTGGCGAAAGAAAAAGATATTTTGTTAGTATAG
- the pyrH gene encoding UMP kinase, whose amino-acid sequence MTPSTNYKRILLKLSGEALAGPNGYNIDPVVLERYSREIRQVVDLGVQVAIVVGGGNIFRGVSGERSGIDRVQGDYMGMLATVINAMAIQSSLEKHGMYTRVMSAIKMEQVCEPYVRRRAVRHLEKGRVVIFGAGTGNPYFTTDSTAALRAIEIEADVVLKGTKVDGVYTADPMKDKTATRYTSITFDDVYEKKLNVMDLTAFTLCQENNLPIIVFNMNETGSLLRLVQGEDVGTLITAKLPEETV is encoded by the coding sequence ATGACACCTTCGACGAACTATAAACGCATTCTGCTCAAACTGAGTGGAGAGGCATTGGCGGGCCCTAATGGTTACAATATTGACCCGGTTGTGCTGGAAAGATACAGCCGTGAAATTAGGCAGGTAGTAGATTTAGGCGTTCAGGTAGCCATCGTGGTCGGCGGAGGCAACATTTTCCGGGGCGTTTCGGGTGAACGGTCAGGCATCGATCGCGTTCAGGGCGATTACATGGGTATGCTGGCAACGGTTATCAATGCAATGGCTATTCAGAGTTCGCTCGAAAAACATGGTATGTATACCCGTGTGATGTCGGCCATTAAAATGGAGCAGGTCTGTGAACCGTATGTACGTCGGCGGGCTGTGCGTCACCTCGAAAAAGGGCGTGTCGTCATCTTCGGTGCCGGAACCGGCAATCCTTACTTCACAACAGATTCCACGGCAGCTTTACGGGCCATTGAAATCGAAGCCGACGTTGTGCTGAAAGGCACTAAAGTTGATGGCGTCTACACGGCTGATCCGATGAAGGACAAAACAGCCACCCGGTATACGAGCATCACCTTCGATGACGTTTACGAAAAGAAACTGAATGTGATGGACCTGACGGCCTTTACGCTGTGTCAGGAAAACAATCTGCCGATTATTGTCTTTAATATGAATGAGACGGGTAGTTTGCTCCGGCTTGTTCAGGGTGAAGATGTCGGAACGCTTATTACGGCTAAATTACCAGAAGAAACAGTCTAA
- a CDS encoding acetyl-CoA carboxylase biotin carboxyl carrier protein subunit, producing the protein MYQTTLNNQNVTIDFTAAGPTLNGEFFVWDLVKLSDRVVHILHQNRSYTAEILDLNPADKSVRLKINGHIYPVQLKDRFDLLLEKMGMASAAATKVNDLKAPMPGLIVGVNVQPGDTVNKGDSLLILEAMKMENILKATGEGVIKTIRTNKGDRVEKGQVLIEFT; encoded by the coding sequence ATGTACCAAACTACGCTTAACAACCAAAACGTAACCATTGATTTCACGGCGGCTGGTCCCACACTCAATGGCGAATTTTTTGTCTGGGATTTAGTAAAACTTTCGGATCGGGTCGTTCATATTTTACACCAGAATCGGTCTTATACAGCCGAAATTCTGGACCTGAACCCGGCTGATAAATCCGTTCGATTAAAGATCAATGGTCATATCTACCCGGTTCAGCTAAAGGATCGGTTCGACCTTTTGCTCGAAAAAATGGGTATGGCCAGTGCCGCTGCCACCAAAGTTAATGATCTGAAAGCACCCATGCCCGGACTAATTGTTGGGGTGAATGTTCAACCGGGCGATACGGTCAATAAAGGTGATAGCTTACTGATTCTGGAAGCCATGAAAATGGAAAACATCCTGAAAGCCACTGGTGAAGGAGTCATTAAAACCATTCGGACCAACAAAGGAGACCGGGTTGAAAAGGGGCAGGTCTTGATCGAATTTACCTAA
- a CDS encoding DMT family transporter gives MTPTSTQESSITAKKHPLLAWILLFVLALVWGSSFILIKRSLVAFPPEQVAAGRIFFAFLFFSPFLGIQARSIDTRQSVRNRWGALLAAGLLGYLIPAFLFAEAGAHLNSSLAGALNALSPLFTLLIGVLFFGRVLRLWQVAGILLGLGGSILLIFYSATGSFSINGYALLIVLATLCYGTNINIIGRYLSHMPALVSTAWLFAFVGPMALLTLLTTDFFIRVTLPVSTLSLATLICLGVLGSGVMSVIFNRIMQLASPLFASSVTYLMPGVALMWGVLDGETIYAVQFAGMGICLLGIWLINKS, from the coding sequence ATGACGCCAACGTCTACTCAGGAATCAAGTATTACGGCAAAAAAACACCCACTACTCGCCTGGATTCTTCTTTTTGTGCTGGCACTGGTTTGGGGTAGCTCCTTTATTCTGATCAAGCGAAGTCTGGTAGCTTTTCCGCCGGAGCAGGTAGCTGCTGGTCGTATTTTCTTCGCGTTTTTGTTCTTTAGCCCATTTCTGGGAATCCAGGCTCGTAGTATTGACACCCGGCAATCGGTTCGAAATCGGTGGGGCGCTTTATTGGCGGCAGGGTTATTGGGCTATCTGATTCCCGCTTTTTTATTCGCCGAAGCCGGGGCACACCTGAACAGCTCACTCGCTGGCGCATTAAACGCGCTTAGCCCATTGTTTACGCTCCTGATCGGCGTATTGTTTTTTGGTCGTGTTCTTCGTCTCTGGCAGGTTGCCGGGATTTTGCTTGGCCTGGGTGGATCGATCCTGCTAATATTTTATAGTGCGACAGGATCATTTTCGATAAATGGATATGCTCTGTTAATTGTGCTGGCAACGCTTTGTTATGGCACAAACATCAATATCATTGGTCGATACCTGAGCCACATGCCTGCGTTGGTGTCAACTGCCTGGTTATTTGCCTTCGTTGGACCAATGGCTCTGTTAACCCTGCTGACGACTGATTTTTTTATAAGGGTAACGTTACCAGTTTCAACGCTATCGCTGGCCACGCTTATCTGCCTGGGAGTGCTTGGGTCCGGTGTGATGTCGGTAATTTTTAATAGGATTATGCAACTGGCTTCGCCGTTGTTCGCGTCATCGGTGACGTATCTAATGCCGGGCGTGGCACTGATGTGGGGTGTTCTCGATGGCGAAACCATCTATGCGGTGCAATTTGCGGGTATGGGTATTTGCCTGTTGGGAATTTGGTTGATTAATAAGTCTTGA
- a CDS encoding methyltransferase, translating to MLNDSQPDLAPITRHLRAMFGSRLLIAAVSHLHVFDHLRNGPLPITQLSERLQLSERPAMVLFPALCAMDMLRCHASGELSITELGRYLLQDHNPNLTGYVGLEKDDPGVIEMVNRLKNDGPLDAPQGISFVKEGEGPSPMDNQELARTLTLGLAGRARRLSPIVAAKLSRREGHLLDVAGGTGFYTYEWLLNNPSSTATILDRPAVLAVASELLDELTASDRSGVETLRERVTFLPGDMLTDELPKTDLLLAASLFHDWPTSTCQLLANRFAASLRPGGELWVHDAFLNDTLDGPLPVTDYSAQLFWNTKGRAYSRAEYRHWFTEAGLEPTTENIATQMDYGLIWARKSD from the coding sequence ATGCTCAACGATTCCCAGCCTGACCTGGCTCCGATTACCCGTCACTTACGGGCCATGTTTGGCTCACGATTACTCATTGCTGCCGTTAGCCATTTGCACGTTTTCGACCATTTACGAAACGGCCCGCTTCCAATAACCCAGTTAAGCGAGCGACTCCAGCTTAGCGAACGTCCAGCTATGGTACTGTTCCCGGCTTTGTGTGCCATGGATATGCTCCGTTGTCATGCGTCGGGGGAGTTAAGCATTACCGAACTGGGCCGCTACCTGCTACAGGATCATAACCCGAACCTGACCGGTTATGTGGGTCTGGAAAAAGACGATCCGGGTGTCATCGAAATGGTTAACCGGCTTAAAAATGACGGTCCACTGGATGCTCCTCAGGGTATTTCCTTCGTCAAGGAAGGGGAAGGTCCTTCACCAATGGACAATCAGGAACTAGCCCGGACACTCACCCTCGGCCTGGCCGGACGTGCCAGACGGCTATCGCCTATTGTTGCCGCCAAGCTCTCCAGACGCGAAGGGCATCTGCTGGACGTAGCCGGTGGAACAGGCTTTTATACCTATGAATGGCTCCTGAATAACCCTTCTTCAACGGCCACGATACTCGACCGGCCAGCTGTTTTGGCAGTAGCCAGTGAGCTGCTGGACGAACTTACGGCAAGTGATCGATCAGGCGTGGAAACGCTCCGGGAGCGGGTAACGTTCTTACCCGGTGATATGCTTACGGATGAGCTTCCAAAGACCGACCTGTTGCTGGCAGCCAGCCTTTTCCATGATTGGCCAACGTCAACCTGCCAACTGCTGGCTAACCGCTTTGCAGCTTCCCTTCGACCCGGTGGTGAGCTATGGGTTCACGACGCTTTCCTGAACGATACGCTGGATGGACCGCTTCCCGTTACGGACTATTCAGCTCAGTTATTCTGGAATACCAAAGGTCGGGCCTACAGTCGGGCCGAATACCGGCACTGGTTTACAGAAGCAGGTCTGGAACCAACGACCGAGAACATTGCGACCCAAATGGATTATGGGTTGATCTGGGCGCGGAAATCCGATTGA
- a CDS encoding DsbA family oxidoreductase: MEVEIWSDVMCPFCYIGKRKFERALSEFPHKDQVNIVWKSFQLNPAMKTDPDKTINEYLSEAKGWSLEQARQMNDRVTAMASEVGLSYDFDKAVVANSFDAHRLIQLAKANGLGDAAEERLFRAYFTEGRNTADHDTLLELGTDIGLDATAVEQLLQSDQYAEAVQHDIYEAQQVGARGVPFFVLNRRYAVSGAQQPETFLGALNTAWAESEREVSGLKR, from the coding sequence ATGGAAGTAGAAATCTGGAGTGATGTCATGTGCCCGTTTTGTTATATCGGCAAACGCAAATTCGAGCGCGCACTGAGCGAGTTTCCTCATAAAGATCAGGTAAACATTGTCTGGAAGAGTTTTCAGCTTAATCCTGCCATGAAAACTGATCCCGACAAGACTATAAACGAATATTTATCGGAGGCAAAAGGATGGAGCCTTGAGCAGGCCAGGCAGATGAATGACCGTGTAACGGCAATGGCTAGCGAAGTTGGCTTATCATACGACTTCGATAAAGCGGTTGTGGCCAATTCGTTTGACGCTCACCGCTTGATTCAATTGGCCAAAGCAAATGGCCTGGGCGATGCCGCCGAAGAGCGATTATTTCGTGCCTATTTTACCGAAGGTCGCAACACCGCCGATCACGACACGCTGCTCGAACTGGGCACTGATATTGGCCTGGATGCTACCGCTGTGGAGCAGTTGCTTCAAAGCGACCAGTATGCAGAAGCGGTTCAACACGATATTTATGAAGCCCAGCAAGTTGGCGCACGCGGTGTGCCGTTTTTTGTGCTTAACCGTCGATACGCAGTTTCGGGGGCTCAACAACCCGAAACCTTTCTGGGTGCACTCAACACCGCCTGGGCAGAATCTGAGCGGGAGGTATCCGGCTTAAAACGCTAG
- the dusB gene encoding tRNA dihydrouridine synthase DusB: MIHIGNIQLPDFPLLLAPMEDVSDPPFRAVCKANGADLMYTEFISSEGLIRDAAKSVQKLDIFEYERPIGIQLFGSDVETMGACAEIATRANPDLIDINYGCPVKNVACRGAGAALLQDIPKMVRMTEAVVKATHLPVTVKTRLGWDDNTKNVGEVAERLQDIGIKALTIHGRTRVQMYKGNADWTLIGRIKDNPRIQIPIFGNGDIDSPEKALEYKNRYGVDGVMIGRASIGHPWIFDEIKHYARTGEHRPAPTVADRVAVCRQHLDFSIRWKGEIVGLFEMRRHYANYFKGLPDFKPYRSRLVTTDSYAELGAILDEIQENYIPELV, from the coding sequence GTGATACACATTGGCAACATACAATTACCCGATTTTCCGCTGCTGCTGGCTCCCATGGAGGATGTCAGCGATCCGCCGTTTCGGGCGGTCTGTAAAGCCAACGGTGCCGATCTGATGTATACCGAATTTATCTCGTCGGAGGGATTAATTCGTGATGCCGCCAAAAGCGTGCAGAAGCTCGATATCTTTGAGTACGAACGACCGATTGGCATTCAATTGTTTGGTTCCGACGTTGAGACGATGGGGGCCTGTGCCGAAATTGCAACCCGTGCCAACCCCGATCTGATCGATATCAACTACGGTTGCCCCGTAAAAAATGTAGCCTGTCGGGGCGCTGGTGCTGCTTTGTTGCAGGATATTCCGAAAATGGTGCGTATGACCGAAGCGGTTGTTAAAGCCACCCATCTTCCGGTGACCGTTAAAACCCGGCTTGGCTGGGACGATAATACCAAAAACGTAGGCGAAGTTGCCGAACGCTTGCAGGATATTGGTATTAAAGCCCTGACCATTCATGGTCGGACCCGTGTTCAGATGTACAAAGGCAATGCAGACTGGACGCTTATTGGCCGTATCAAAGACAATCCGCGCATTCAGATTCCGATTTTCGGAAATGGTGATATCGATTCGCCGGAGAAGGCGCTGGAGTATAAAAATCGGTATGGTGTAGATGGCGTCATGATCGGACGTGCCAGCATTGGCCATCCCTGGATTTTTGACGAAATCAAGCATTATGCCCGAACGGGTGAGCACCGACCTGCCCCGACTGTGGCCGATCGGGTGGCCGTTTGTCGCCAGCATTTAGATTTTTCGATTCGCTGGAAAGGTGAAATCGTAGGACTCTTTGAGATGCGCCGTCACTACGCGAACTATTTCAAAGGGTTGCCCGATTTTAAGCCGTACCGGTCCCGACTGGTAACCACCGATTCATACGCGGAGCTTGGAGCAATTCTGGACGAGATTCAGGAAAATTACATTCCTGAGCTTGTATGA